A single Gambusia affinis linkage group LG20, SWU_Gaff_1.0, whole genome shotgun sequence DNA region contains:
- the LOC122823047 gene encoding vinculin isoform X2 has protein sequence MPVFHTKTIESILEPVAQQISHLVIMHEEGEVDGKAIPDLSAPVAAVQAAVSNLVRVGKDTVQTTEDQIMKRDMPPAFIKVENACTKLVQAASMLKADPYSVPARDYLIDGSRGILSGTSDLLLTFDEAEVRKIIRVCKGILEYLSVAEVVESMEDLITYTKNLGPGMTKMAKMIDERQQELTHQEHRVMLVNSMNTVKELLPILISGIKIFVTTKTSGSQGVEEALKNRNFTYEKMSAEINEIIRVLQLTSWDEDAWANKDTEAMKRALGLIDSKMAQAKNWLRDPNAPPGDSGEQAVRQILDEAGKVGELCAGKERRDILGTAKTLGQMTDQVSEMRGRGQGASPAAMQKAQQVSQGLDVLAGKVSNAARKLEAMTNSKQAIAKRIDAAQSWLADPHGSPEGEENIKALLNEARKIADMCEDPKEREEILRSAGELAAMTAKLSELRRQGKGDTPEARALAKQIATALQNLQSKTNKAVANSRPAKAAVHLEGKTEQAQRWIDNPTVDDSGVGQAAIRGLVAEGRRLANALQGPYRQELMGKCEQVEQLMAQLADLAARGEGDSPQARAVAQQLQEALKDLKGKMQEAMTQEVSDIFSDTTTPIKLLAVAATSPLDAPNRDEVFEDRAANFENHANRLGATAEKAAAVGTANKSTVEGIQASVKSTRDLTPQVVSAARILLRNPGNQAAYEHFETMKNQWIDNVEKMTVLVDEAIDTKSLLDASEDAIKKDLDKCRVAMTNHQPQMLVAGATSIARRANRILLVAKREVENSEDPKFREMVKAASDELSQTISPMVMNAKAVAGNIHDPTLQKGFLDSGYKILGAVAKVREAFQPQEPDFPPPPPPELDQLSLNDEAAPPKPPLPEGEVPPPRPPPPEEKDEEFPEHKAGEKVNEPIMVAARQLHDEARKWSSKGNDIIGAAKRMALLMAEMSRLVRGGSGNKRALIQCAKDIAKASDEVTRLAKEVAKQCTDKRIRTNLLQVCERIPTISTQLKILSTVKATMLGRTNISEEESEQATEMLVHNAQNLMQSVKETVREAEAASIKIRTDAGFTLHWVRKTPWYQ, from the exons GTTGGAAAGGATACCGTGCAAACAACAGAGGACCAGATCATGAAAAGGGATATGCCACCAGCCTTTATCAA AGTGGAGAATGCCTGCACAAAACTGGTTCAAGCTGCCTCCATGCTGAAAGCTGACCCATACTCTGTTCCTGCTCGGGATTACCTCATCGATGGATCTCGAGGCATTCTGTCTGGCACATCTGACCTGCTCCTCACTTTTGATGAGGCAGAG GTCCGCAAAATAATCCGTGTGTGCAAAGGCATCTTGGAATATCTGAGCGTGGCAGAAGTGGTGGAATCAATGGAGGACCTGATCACATACACAAAGAATCTGGGGCCAG GTATGACAAAGATGGCAAAGATGATCGATGAGCGCCAGCAGGAGCTCACACATCAGGAGCATCGTGTGATGCTGGTCAATTCCATGAATACAGTCAAAGAGCTGCTGCCCATCCTCATCTCAG GTATAAAAATCTTTGTGACAACCAAGACATCTGGGAGCCAGGGTGTGGAGGAAGCCCTGAAGAACCGAAACTTCACTTATGAGAAGATGAGCGCTGAGATAAATGAGATCATCAGAGTGCTGCAGCTCACATCCTGGGATGAAGACGCCTGGGCCAATAAG GACACTGAGGCCATGAAGAGGGCTCTGGGACTGATTGATTCAAAGATGGCTCAGGCTAAAAACTGGCTGAGGGATCCAAACGCTCCACCAG GGGACTCCGGTGAGCAGGCCGTCCGTCAGATCTTGGATGAAGCTGGGAAAGTCGGTGAGCTCTGTGCTGGGAAGGAGCGCAGGGACATCCTGGGAACAGCCAAGACTCTGGGTCAGATGACTGACCAGGTGTCTGAGATGAGGGGAAG AGGTCAAGGAGCATCCCCGGCTGCCATGCAGAAGGCACAGCAGGTTTCCCAGGGGCTCGACGTTCTGGCCGGCAAGGTTAGCAATGCTGCTCGCAAACTCGAGGCCATGACCAACTCCAAGCAGGCCATCGCCAAAAGGATCGACGCTGCACAA AGCTGGCTTGCAGACCCTCATGGCAGCCCAGAGGGAGAGGAGAATATCAAGGCCCTCCTCAATGAGGCCAGAAAGATTGCAGACATGTGTGAGGATcccaaagaaagagaagagattTTGCGCTCTGCTGGAGAGCTGGCTGCCATGACTGCCAAGCTGTCTGAACTCAGAAGACA GGGTAAAGGTGACACTCCTGAGGCCCGAGCTTTGGCCAAGCAGATAGCAACAGCCCTGCAGAACCTGCAGTCGAAGACCAACAAGGCTGTGGCCAACAGCCGGCCTGCGAAGGCTGCTGTTCACCTGGAGGGGAAGACGGAGCAGGCGCAGCGCTGGATTGACAACCCCACCGTGGATGACAGCGGTGTGG GTCAGGCAGCCATCCGTGGGCTGGTGGCCGAGGGCCGCCGGCTGGCCAATGCTCTGCAGGGCCCGTATAGGCAGGAGCTGATGGGAAAATGCGAGCAGGTGGAGCAGCTCATGGCCCAGCTGGCTGACTTGGCCGCCCGTGGCGAAGGGGACTCCCCGCAGGCACGCGCTGTGGCTCAGCAGCTCCAGGAAGCCTTGAAA GACCTGAAAGGAAAGATGCAGGAGGCAATGACTCAGGAAGTGTCTGACATCTTCAGTGACACCACCACCCCCATCAAGTTGCTGGCAGTGGCTGCTACATCGCCCCTCGACGCTCCCAACAGAGATGAG GTCTTTGAGGACAGAGCCGCCAACTTCGAGAACCACGCCAACAGGCTTGGCGCCACGGCCGAGAAGGCGGCCGCTGTCGGCACTGCGAACAAGAGTACAGTGGAGGGAATCCAGGCTTCCGTCAAATCAACCAGAGATCTAACACCACAA gtggTGTCTGCTGCTCGCATTCTGCTGAGAAACCCTGGCAATCAGGCAGCATATGAACATTTTGAGACCATGAAGAATCAGTGGATTGACAATGTGGAAAAGATGACTG TTTTGGTCGATGAGGCCATTGATACCAAATCTCTGCTGGACGCCTCTGAGGACGCCATAAAGAAGGACTTGGATAAATGCCGTGTTGCCATGACCAATCACCAGCCTCAGATGCTGGTGGCCGGCGCTACCAGCATCGCCCGAAGAGCCAACCGCATCCTTCTGGTGGCAAAACGAGAGGTGGAGAACTCCGAAGATCCGAAATTCAGAGAAATGGTGAAAGCTGCATCAGATGAACTGAGCCAGACGATTTCTCCCATGGTGATGAATGCGAaggctgtggctggaaataTCCACGATCCAA ctctTCAGAAGGGATTTTTGGATTCGGGTTATAAGATACTTGGAGCTGTAGCAAAGGTTAGGGAGGCCTTCCAGCCTCAAGAGCCAGACttcccaccaccaccacctccggAGCTGGATCAGCTTAGC CTCAATGATGAAGCAGCACCTCCCAAACCTCCTCTTCCAGAGGGAGAAGTTCCTCCACCCAGACCTCCTCCTCCTGAGGAGAAAGACGAGGAGTTCCCAGAGCACAAAGCTGGAGAGAAAGTCAATGAGCCCATAATGGTGGCTGCTAGGCAGCTTCACGACGAAGCCCGCAAATGGTCCAGCAAA GGAAACGACATCATCGGTGCTGCCAAGCGAATGGCCCTGCTCATGGCAGAAATGTCCCGTTTGGTTCGTGGAGGCAGCGGAAACAAACGCGCCCTGATCCAGTGCGCCAAGGACATCGCCAAAGCCTCTGACGAGGTCACACGGCTGGCGAAGGAAGTGGCCAAGCAGTGTACCGACAAACGAATCCGGACCAACCTGCTCcag GTGTGTGAGCGCATTCCCACCATCAGCACTCAGCTCAAAATCCTGTCCACTGTCAAGGCCACCATGTTGGGCCGTACCAACATCAGTGAAGAGGAGTCTGAGCAG GCGACTGAAATGTTGGTCCACAACGCCCAGAACCTGATGCAGTCTGTGAAGGAGACTGTGAGAGAGGCGGAGGCAGCTTCCATTAAGATCCGGACAGATGCAGGTTTCACCCTCCACTGGGTCAGAAAGACCCCCTGGTACCAGTAA
- the LOC122823047 gene encoding vinculin isoform X1: MPVFHTKTIESILEPVAQQISHLVIMHEEGEVDGKAIPDLSAPVAAVQAAVSNLVRVGKDTVQTTEDQIMKRDMPPAFIKVENACTKLVQAASMLKADPYSVPARDYLIDGSRGILSGTSDLLLTFDEAEVRKIIRVCKGILEYLSVAEVVESMEDLITYTKNLGPGMTKMAKMIDERQQELTHQEHRVMLVNSMNTVKELLPILISGIKIFVTTKTSGSQGVEEALKNRNFTYEKMSAEINEIIRVLQLTSWDEDAWANKKDTEAMKRALGLIDSKMAQAKNWLRDPNAPPGDSGEQAVRQILDEAGKVGELCAGKERRDILGTAKTLGQMTDQVSEMRGRGQGASPAAMQKAQQVSQGLDVLAGKVSNAARKLEAMTNSKQAIAKRIDAAQSWLADPHGSPEGEENIKALLNEARKIADMCEDPKEREEILRSAGELAAMTAKLSELRRQGKGDTPEARALAKQIATALQNLQSKTNKAVANSRPAKAAVHLEGKTEQAQRWIDNPTVDDSGVGQAAIRGLVAEGRRLANALQGPYRQELMGKCEQVEQLMAQLADLAARGEGDSPQARAVAQQLQEALKDLKGKMQEAMTQEVSDIFSDTTTPIKLLAVAATSPLDAPNRDEVFEDRAANFENHANRLGATAEKAAAVGTANKSTVEGIQASVKSTRDLTPQVVSAARILLRNPGNQAAYEHFETMKNQWIDNVEKMTVLVDEAIDTKSLLDASEDAIKKDLDKCRVAMTNHQPQMLVAGATSIARRANRILLVAKREVENSEDPKFREMVKAASDELSQTISPMVMNAKAVAGNIHDPTLQKGFLDSGYKILGAVAKVREAFQPQEPDFPPPPPPELDQLSLNDEAAPPKPPLPEGEVPPPRPPPPEEKDEEFPEHKAGEKVNEPIMVAARQLHDEARKWSSKGNDIIGAAKRMALLMAEMSRLVRGGSGNKRALIQCAKDIAKASDEVTRLAKEVAKQCTDKRIRTNLLQVCERIPTISTQLKILSTVKATMLGRTNISEEESEQATEMLVHNAQNLMQSVKETVREAEAASIKIRTDAGFTLHWVRKTPWYQ; the protein is encoded by the exons GTTGGAAAGGATACCGTGCAAACAACAGAGGACCAGATCATGAAAAGGGATATGCCACCAGCCTTTATCAA AGTGGAGAATGCCTGCACAAAACTGGTTCAAGCTGCCTCCATGCTGAAAGCTGACCCATACTCTGTTCCTGCTCGGGATTACCTCATCGATGGATCTCGAGGCATTCTGTCTGGCACATCTGACCTGCTCCTCACTTTTGATGAGGCAGAG GTCCGCAAAATAATCCGTGTGTGCAAAGGCATCTTGGAATATCTGAGCGTGGCAGAAGTGGTGGAATCAATGGAGGACCTGATCACATACACAAAGAATCTGGGGCCAG GTATGACAAAGATGGCAAAGATGATCGATGAGCGCCAGCAGGAGCTCACACATCAGGAGCATCGTGTGATGCTGGTCAATTCCATGAATACAGTCAAAGAGCTGCTGCCCATCCTCATCTCAG GTATAAAAATCTTTGTGACAACCAAGACATCTGGGAGCCAGGGTGTGGAGGAAGCCCTGAAGAACCGAAACTTCACTTATGAGAAGATGAGCGCTGAGATAAATGAGATCATCAGAGTGCTGCAGCTCACATCCTGGGATGAAGACGCCTGGGCCAATAAG AAGGACACTGAGGCCATGAAGAGGGCTCTGGGACTGATTGATTCAAAGATGGCTCAGGCTAAAAACTGGCTGAGGGATCCAAACGCTCCACCAG GGGACTCCGGTGAGCAGGCCGTCCGTCAGATCTTGGATGAAGCTGGGAAAGTCGGTGAGCTCTGTGCTGGGAAGGAGCGCAGGGACATCCTGGGAACAGCCAAGACTCTGGGTCAGATGACTGACCAGGTGTCTGAGATGAGGGGAAG AGGTCAAGGAGCATCCCCGGCTGCCATGCAGAAGGCACAGCAGGTTTCCCAGGGGCTCGACGTTCTGGCCGGCAAGGTTAGCAATGCTGCTCGCAAACTCGAGGCCATGACCAACTCCAAGCAGGCCATCGCCAAAAGGATCGACGCTGCACAA AGCTGGCTTGCAGACCCTCATGGCAGCCCAGAGGGAGAGGAGAATATCAAGGCCCTCCTCAATGAGGCCAGAAAGATTGCAGACATGTGTGAGGATcccaaagaaagagaagagattTTGCGCTCTGCTGGAGAGCTGGCTGCCATGACTGCCAAGCTGTCTGAACTCAGAAGACA GGGTAAAGGTGACACTCCTGAGGCCCGAGCTTTGGCCAAGCAGATAGCAACAGCCCTGCAGAACCTGCAGTCGAAGACCAACAAGGCTGTGGCCAACAGCCGGCCTGCGAAGGCTGCTGTTCACCTGGAGGGGAAGACGGAGCAGGCGCAGCGCTGGATTGACAACCCCACCGTGGATGACAGCGGTGTGG GTCAGGCAGCCATCCGTGGGCTGGTGGCCGAGGGCCGCCGGCTGGCCAATGCTCTGCAGGGCCCGTATAGGCAGGAGCTGATGGGAAAATGCGAGCAGGTGGAGCAGCTCATGGCCCAGCTGGCTGACTTGGCCGCCCGTGGCGAAGGGGACTCCCCGCAGGCACGCGCTGTGGCTCAGCAGCTCCAGGAAGCCTTGAAA GACCTGAAAGGAAAGATGCAGGAGGCAATGACTCAGGAAGTGTCTGACATCTTCAGTGACACCACCACCCCCATCAAGTTGCTGGCAGTGGCTGCTACATCGCCCCTCGACGCTCCCAACAGAGATGAG GTCTTTGAGGACAGAGCCGCCAACTTCGAGAACCACGCCAACAGGCTTGGCGCCACGGCCGAGAAGGCGGCCGCTGTCGGCACTGCGAACAAGAGTACAGTGGAGGGAATCCAGGCTTCCGTCAAATCAACCAGAGATCTAACACCACAA gtggTGTCTGCTGCTCGCATTCTGCTGAGAAACCCTGGCAATCAGGCAGCATATGAACATTTTGAGACCATGAAGAATCAGTGGATTGACAATGTGGAAAAGATGACTG TTTTGGTCGATGAGGCCATTGATACCAAATCTCTGCTGGACGCCTCTGAGGACGCCATAAAGAAGGACTTGGATAAATGCCGTGTTGCCATGACCAATCACCAGCCTCAGATGCTGGTGGCCGGCGCTACCAGCATCGCCCGAAGAGCCAACCGCATCCTTCTGGTGGCAAAACGAGAGGTGGAGAACTCCGAAGATCCGAAATTCAGAGAAATGGTGAAAGCTGCATCAGATGAACTGAGCCAGACGATTTCTCCCATGGTGATGAATGCGAaggctgtggctggaaataTCCACGATCCAA ctctTCAGAAGGGATTTTTGGATTCGGGTTATAAGATACTTGGAGCTGTAGCAAAGGTTAGGGAGGCCTTCCAGCCTCAAGAGCCAGACttcccaccaccaccacctccggAGCTGGATCAGCTTAGC CTCAATGATGAAGCAGCACCTCCCAAACCTCCTCTTCCAGAGGGAGAAGTTCCTCCACCCAGACCTCCTCCTCCTGAGGAGAAAGACGAGGAGTTCCCAGAGCACAAAGCTGGAGAGAAAGTCAATGAGCCCATAATGGTGGCTGCTAGGCAGCTTCACGACGAAGCCCGCAAATGGTCCAGCAAA GGAAACGACATCATCGGTGCTGCCAAGCGAATGGCCCTGCTCATGGCAGAAATGTCCCGTTTGGTTCGTGGAGGCAGCGGAAACAAACGCGCCCTGATCCAGTGCGCCAAGGACATCGCCAAAGCCTCTGACGAGGTCACACGGCTGGCGAAGGAAGTGGCCAAGCAGTGTACCGACAAACGAATCCGGACCAACCTGCTCcag GTGTGTGAGCGCATTCCCACCATCAGCACTCAGCTCAAAATCCTGTCCACTGTCAAGGCCACCATGTTGGGCCGTACCAACATCAGTGAAGAGGAGTCTGAGCAG GCGACTGAAATGTTGGTCCACAACGCCCAGAACCTGATGCAGTCTGTGAAGGAGACTGTGAGAGAGGCGGAGGCAGCTTCCATTAAGATCCGGACAGATGCAGGTTTCACCCTCCACTGGGTCAGAAAGACCCCCTGGTACCAGTAA